The Streptomyces sp. ICC1 DNA window TCCGGTGTCTTCTCGAGGTCCTGGTAGTCGGTGCCCTGCATCGCCTCTCCGACCCAGTAGGTGACGGCGTTCGGCGCGAGTGAGAAGCCGACGTCGTTGAGGCCCTGGAAGAGATCGGCGCTGACCTTGTGCGCGCCGTCCTCGTTGCCGACCACGCAGACCGCGGCGACCTTGCCGTAGGTGAGCATGCGGCCCTCGTCGTCCGTCTCGGAGATCTCGGCGTCCAGGCGCTCCAGGACCCGCTGGGCGATGCTGGAGGCGTGGCCGAGCCAGATCGGCGTCGACAGGATCAGGATGTCGCAGCCCAGGATCGTGTCCCGGATCTCCGGCCACGCGTCCCCGTCGCCCATGTCGGTCTTCACACCGGGCTTCACGTCGTGGTCGGCGATCCGGATCGTCTTGCCCGTGACGCCGTGCTCGGAGAGGGCGGCCATGGTTTGTTCGGCCAGCAGCTGGGAGCTGGACGGGGCGGGGGAGGGCGAGAGGGTGCAGACGAGCGCGACAGCACGGAGCGGAGTGTTCTTCTGGGGGTCCATGGTGCTCGGCTACCCCCGCACCCCGCTTTGATGTGGCAAGCGGTCCCATTCATCCCTTTTGCTGTCCGGGGGTGTGTCGGCGCTCAAGGCTTCAGGGCCCTCGTTTGCCTCAGCGGCTGACGTCTCCCTCATTCCGCCTGCCCCGTCCCCGCCGACACGGCACGCGGGGCCACGTCGAATCGAGGATCCCAGGTCCTGGCGAGGCTTTGCCGGCCCGAGCGGAGATCGGCCAGGAGGCGCCCGGCATCCGTGAGGAGCGTGCCCTGCAGGGCGTGTACGGCTGGGGAGGCTTCCGGGGCGGTCCGTTCGTGCTGTTGCACCAGGTCGAGCGCTGCGGCTGCTTCGTCGATCCTCGTGTCGAGGAGGTCCGGATCGGTGGGGGACACCCGCCCGATCTCCTCCACGGCGGTGGCCACGGCACGCAGGACTGCGCTGAACCCGGGCCGGAAAGCGGCCGGGAGATTCCCGAATTCCCCGCTGTCGATGGCGTAGTCCAAGGTTCGCGTCATGGAGCGCAGATGGTCCATGCTGCGTTCGGCGACGGTGATCGCTTCCCGAGCGCGGGGGAGGGCTTGGCCGGCGCCGCTGACGGTCCGGCGCGGGTTCATGCGGCCGTTCTCGATCTCGGCTTCGATGCCGTGGCGAATGCGCTCGGATTCGGCGGAGAGCCTGCGCCAGTCGCGGCGCCACTGGCGCAGGTGGTCCCGGTCGGGATCGTTCGCTTCGAAGGTCTCGGCGAGGTCGTTGAGGCGCTGGGCCATGGTGGTGTAGAGGGCGGTGACGGCTTGCTGCCTGTGGTCGGTGTGCCGGGCGGGCGCGAGGACGAGGTGGGCGGCGAGGCCGCAGAGCGCGCCGATGCCGACGGACGCGACCAGGTGGCCGATGTAGCCGATCTGTCCCTGGCCTGAGGAGAACGCGAAGAAGCCGACGATGGTGACCTGGGTGCCCTGCTGCCCCAGGCGCCGGGTCCTGCCGATGCAGAGTGCGATCAGGGTGAGCACGCCGAAGGTCCATCCGTGGATGCCGGCCACGGCCGCCAGGGTGGCGGCGAGCGTGGCTCCCGCCGCCATCGCCAGCACGTACTGCAGGCAGTCGCGGACGGACCGGTACACGGTGGCCTGCAGTGCCACCAGCGCGGTGAACGGCGCGAACGTCGAAACCGCCGGCGGTAGCAGGTAGCGCGCCAGGACCCAGGCCGCCATCGCAGCGACCACGGTCTTGGCCCCGAGCACGACCTCGTCCCGCTCGCTCCCGGCTCCCCGCACCGCGCGGCGCGGATAGGCGACCCGCTCCGTGGCCGCCGACCGGATCTTTCGCGCCGCATCCACCCGTCCGGGCAAGATCGACCACCTCCGGTGCGCGCCTGCCCCGCCGACCGCGCCCGACGCTCGGATCAACGTCACAAAGCCTTCGGGGAGTTGCGAGCTGAGGCTCGGGCACCTTGCGGCCATGGCTGCCAACTGCACGACTCCGGCTCACCCCTGTGGTGCCAGGACGGTGAACAGGGCGCCCTCCGGGTCGCGGAGGGTGACCCATCGGCTGGCGCTGGAAGTCTCCACGGGGGAGACGATCCTGCCGCCCGCGATGCCGGCCGCTTCGACAGCGGCCTCCAAGTCGGGCACCCGGAAATAGACGTGCCACCGAGGGCGAACGTGTGGGTCGGGATCCGCGTCCACCGCTCCGCCACTGATCCGTGCCACGGTGTCGTTGCCGTGGCGCAACACGACGTGGTCGTGTTCGTAGGCCACCACACAGGACTGGGGTGATGAGCCGGCCCAGTCCAGGACCTCCCCGTAGAAGATGGCGGCGGCGAAGGCATCACGGGTACGAAGTTCGAGCCAGGCGGGGGCGGTACCGCGGCCCACCCGCCAGTCCCTGAGGATCTCGCCCTGCCAGAGCCCGAAGACGACCCCGTCGGGATCAGCCGCCAGGACGGCCCGGCCCGTACCGAAGCACAGCGGGCCGACGGCCACGGTGGCGCCGCGCTCGCGGATGCGCGCCGCGGTCATGTCGGCGTCATCGACGGCGAAGTACGGTGTCCAGGCGGTAGGCAGCGGGGGATCGTCGGCGAGAGCCCCGAAACCGGCGACGGGAGCGCCGTCGCGAAAAGCGAAAGAGAACCGCTCGCCGAGCCGGGTCCGTCGGAACGTCCAGCCCAGCACGGCACCGTAGAACCGCTGAGCGGAAACGAGGTCCCCGGTCATCAGACTCACCCAACAGGGTGCGCCGGTGGCTTCGTGGCTTGATGTGGACACGGTTATGGGCCGCCTCATTGTGCTCACCTCGTTCGAGATTTTCCACGGTAGCCCCGGTCGGTCGGTGAGGTCGGTCAAGCGGGGCGCCCGCCCGGCGAGCGCTTTCGTCCGCGCGCCGCCTTGGCAGCCGTGCGTATGCCGATCTCGGGATGTGCCGCTTCCGAATCCTGCCGTCCAAATTATCAAGCCCCAATCGCTCTCTCGTACGTTCGTGCGCGACGCGACGGCTTGTGGGAATCGAGGAACGGCGGTCCATTTTTGGTCTGATCCTCCGAAGATCGACGCGCCTTCGGATGGGGCGACCGGGACGGGGCAGGCGCAATACCTCATCAATCGCTGTGACTCGCTCGGCGACCTACAGCGAAATCGGAGGTACGGGTGCCCAGTACTGCTCTCTCCTCGGCCTCGCTGCCCGGCGGCCTGGTGGCCCTGCCAGGCGTGTACCAGCCCCAGGCGGACACCCGGCTCCTCGCCGCGGCCCTCACGCACGAGGACGTCGGGCCGCATACCCAGGTCCTCGAGATCGGTACGGGCACCGGCGCCCTGGCCCTGCACGCCGCGACCAGGGGCGCCCAGGTCACGGCGGTCGACGTGTCCTGGCCCGCGGTGGCCACAGCGCGACTGAACGCCTGGATCCACCGCCTTCCCCTGCGCGTCCTGCACGGGGATTTCGAAGCACGCACCACGGGACGACGCTTCGACCTCGTCTTCTCGAACCCCCCGTACGTCCCCGCCCCGGACAGTCGACCGCCCTCGCACGGCCCGGAACGGGCCTGGGACGCCGGACTCGACGGGCGGGCGGTCATCGACCGGATCTGCGCGGACGCCTCGACACTGCTGCGGCCCGGCGGAATCCTGCTCATGGTGCACTCGGGGTTGTGCGGTGCCGGAGAGACCCTCGATCGGCTGGCGGGGGCAGGGCTGGACCCTGAGGTCACGGCGACGGCATCCGTACCCTGGGGCCCCGTCCTGCGGTCGCGGCGATCCTGGCTGGAACAGCAGGGCCTCGCGGCGGAAGCCGACGAATGGGAGGAGCTGGTGGTCATCCGTGCCCAACGACCCTGATCCCAGGCCGTGCCCGGTCCCCGGCGCAGCGGATGCCCGGCGGGTGGCCTTGGAGCCCGGAGGCCCGGTCCTGG harbors:
- a CDS encoding HemK2/MTQ2 family protein methyltransferase, with the translated sequence MPSTALSSASLPGGLVALPGVYQPQADTRLLAAALTHEDVGPHTQVLEIGTGTGALALHAATRGAQVTAVDVSWPAVATARLNAWIHRLPLRVLHGDFEARTTGRRFDLVFSNPPYVPAPDSRPPSHGPERAWDAGLDGRAVIDRICADASTLLRPGGILLMVHSGLCGAGETLDRLAGAGLDPEVTATASVPWGPVLRSRRSWLEQQGLAAEADEWEELVVIRAQRP
- a CDS encoding VOC family protein, with the translated sequence MTGDLVSAQRFYGAVLGWTFRRTRLGERFSFAFRDGAPVAGFGALADDPPLPTAWTPYFAVDDADMTAARIRERGATVAVGPLCFGTGRAVLAADPDGVVFGLWQGEILRDWRVGRGTAPAWLELRTRDAFAAAIFYGEVLDWAGSSPQSCVVAYEHDHVVLRHGNDTVARISGGAVDADPDPHVRPRWHVYFRVPDLEAAVEAAGIAGGRIVSPVETSSASRWVTLRDPEGALFTVLAPQG
- a CDS encoding NAD(P)H-dependent oxidoreductase, which encodes MDPQKNTPLRAVALVCTLSPSPAPSSSQLLAEQTMAALSEHGVTGKTIRIADHDVKPGVKTDMGDGDAWPEIRDTILGCDILILSTPIWLGHASSIAQRVLERLDAEISETDDEGRMLTYGKVAAVCVVGNEDGAHKVSADLFQGLNDVGFSLAPNAVTYWVGEAMQGTDYQDLEKTPEKTAGTTATLAANTAHLARCLKAAPYPAS
- a CDS encoding aromatic acid exporter family protein codes for the protein MPGRVDAARKIRSAATERVAYPRRAVRGAGSERDEVVLGAKTVVAAMAAWVLARYLLPPAVSTFAPFTALVALQATVYRSVRDCLQYVLAMAAGATLAATLAAVAGIHGWTFGVLTLIALCIGRTRRLGQQGTQVTIVGFFAFSSGQGQIGYIGHLVASVGIGALCGLAAHLVLAPARHTDHRQQAVTALYTTMAQRLNDLAETFEANDPDRDHLRQWRRDWRRLSAESERIRHGIEAEIENGRMNPRRTVSGAGQALPRAREAITVAERSMDHLRSMTRTLDYAIDSGEFGNLPAAFRPGFSAVLRAVATAVEEIGRVSPTDPDLLDTRIDEAAAALDLVQQHERTAPEASPAVHALQGTLLTDAGRLLADLRSGRQSLARTWDPRFDVAPRAVSAGTGQAE